Proteins encoded together in one Flavobacterium keumense window:
- a CDS encoding HU family DNA-binding protein, whose amino-acid sequence MTKADIVAKISEKLGLEKGDVQATVETFMNEVKTSLETGDNVYLRGFGSFIVKTRAEKTGRNISKNTTIKIPAHNIPAFKPAKVFVEGVKINNEAK is encoded by the coding sequence ATGACGAAAGCAGATATCGTAGCGAAAATTTCAGAGAAATTAGGTCTTGAAAAAGGAGATGTTCAGGCAACTGTAGAAACCTTTATGAATGAAGTTAAAACTTCATTAGAGACTGGAGATAACGTATATTTAAGAGGTTTTGGAAGTTTTATCGTGAAAACAAGAGCTGAAAAAACAGGAAGAAACATTTCTAAAAATACAACAATTAAAATACCTGCTCACAATATTCCTGCTTTTAAACCGGCAAAAGTTTTTGTAGAAGGAGTAAAAATCAATAACGAAGCAAAATAA